The Epinephelus lanceolatus isolate andai-2023 chromosome 1, ASM4190304v1, whole genome shotgun sequence genome has a window encoding:
- the per3 gene encoding period circadian protein homolog 3 isoform X3, whose amino-acid sequence MCDQSVAMPGGDSGPDGEEPASLSATGGGGGGEKETRMSSGQQDGEEQSERLRGEENGASGGEVGQEDEEMTSGSHDLSSSANHSPGSVTGSTSASTKSSENTDGSRGQAHREVMVTVAEMKKRIPSDKRSRSKASTMEALQYALNCVKQVQANSEYYKLLMRNGQDERRDATVCTLEELERVTSEHTLKNTDSFAVVFSLSSGRVLYASEQAPSILCCKRKFLESAKFVELLYHQDVNVFYSHTAQPHLPPWSNSHTAGVLFDCTQVKSFFCRIRGGKDREGEMRYNPFRVTPYLLTVQGTGSIGEEEEPCCLALAERIISGYEAPRIPMDKRIFTTTHSPGCVFLEVDDRAVPLLGYLPQDLIGTSLLTFIHPDDRPLMLSMHRKVLKYAGQSPFEHSPMRLRCQNGDHITLDTSWSSFINPWSRKVAFIIGRHKVRTSSLNEDVFAAPSKDNVPVAFEEIKDLQANIYKLFLQPVHNNGSSGYGSLGSNGSHEHYISVASSSDSNGNLWEDTHREPMTLQQICADVNRVKSWGQQAYLGTNHKIALLGKPAAARMPPVVSNPEVRNHEESRKQTHIPSYQQINCVDNIIRYLESCTGPALKRKSDSHSLDTSSSSSSTSEDDKPAEATDTAQASSDVVLDSAASVAPTAAAVVGAPLTDITMSTKAMSVVSVTSQCSYSSTIVHVPQPESEATALEDAPMGSEPADAAPTPVRPAPSPATEEPRFVGLTKEVLSAHTQKEEQEYVDRFRHRILQSPYSSYLQLDNSSMAHSHHPGDYLHPVSAGGLNRSRRGKPRHKRPKPQGSSDSYASPAGPLRHVPDSSWPSSESSQPQIGAPFSQTSPLQAPFFPMMASQPGPEQPPRPQQLPGPTPMGLQPPDQTQLSYSFNIMQSAQSMPGMQPIQMEPFQNLQNIQNFHNLQPMATAQGINPYMTPVMAVILPNCPTFTPGYPSIYPLSAPSMLPQAPVTMTSFASGSVPFPQPQFQAQPNPLAQTCMGPLLCSPRASSSVGEEEEAAGPRALFSSSRSSSPLQLNLLQEELPKPSEGQSSTGHNHAESLHEQHDSQGDNPSESGNHDAQSTSSELLDMLLQEDARSGTGSNASGSGSGESGGSLGSGSGSGSNGTSTSHTGSSNSSKYFASNDSSDTSRKARKSQEAPPEHQHNFDTRVDNSLWGMIQHTPERVMMTYQIHTRDQTEVLAEDREKLRVLQPLQPWFSQEQREELAEVHPWIQQHTLPQEIDTQGCVGCNSGPGVAHSPLPTAPDSSSPLEIPPQDPIGSVVDT is encoded by the exons ATGTGTGACCAAAGCGTGGCGATGCCTGGAGGTGACAGTGGTCCAGATGGGGAGGAGCCTGCATCACTGTCagccacaggaggaggaggaggaggagaaaaggagacGAGGATGTCGTCAGGACAGCAGGACGGAGAGGAACAGTCAGAGCGCCTCAGGGGGGAGGAAAATGGAGCTTCTGGTGGAGAAGTGGGGCAGGAAGATGAAGAGATGACTAGCGGATCGCATGACCTCTCTTCCTCGGCCAATCACAGCCCTGGTAGTGTGACAGGATCCACCTCAGCGTCAACCAAGAG caGTGAGAATACAGATGGTAGCAGAGGGCAGGCCCACAGAGAGGTGATGGTCACGGTGGCTGAGATGAAGAAGAGGATTCCATCAGACAAACGCAGTCGCAGCAAAGCCAGCACTATGGAGGCCTTACAGTACGCACTCAACTGTGTCAAACAAGTGCAAG CCAACAGCGAATACTACAAACTGCTGATGCGAAACGGCCAggatgagaggagagatgcCACTGTTTGcaccctggaggagctggagagagtCACATCTGAACACACCCTTAAAAACACG gaCTCCTTTGCGGTGGTTTTCTCTCTGTCGAGCGGCCGCGTGCTGTATGCGTCGGAGCAGGCTCCCAGCATCCTGTGTTGCAAGAGGAAGTTCCTGGAGTCGGCCAAGTTTGTGGAGCTGCTCTACCACCAAGATGTTAATGTCTTCTACTCACACACGGCTCAGCCGCATCTGCCACCTTGGAGCAACTCGCATACGG CGGGGGTCCTGTTTGACTGTACCCAGGTCAAGTCTTTCTTCTGCAGAATCAG GGGCGGAAAGGACCGTGAGGGTGAGATGCGTTACAACCCATTTCGGGTTACACCCTACCTGCTGACAGTGCAGGGAACAGGAAGCAttggggaagaggaggagccgTGCTGCCTGGCGCTGGCTGAACGCATCATCTCTGGATATGAAG CACCTCGGATCCCCATGGACAAGCGCATCTTCACCACCACGCATTCACCCGGCTGTGTGTTCCTGGAGGTGGATGACAG GGCTGTGCCGTTGCTAGGATACCTTCCCCAGGATTTGATTGGCACGTCGTTGTTGACTTTCATTCACCCAGATGACCGTCCCCTCATGCTGTCTATGCACCGAAAAG TGTTGAAGTATGCGGGCCAGTCTCCTTTTGAGCACTCTCCGATGCGTCTGCGCTGTCAGAATGGAGACCACATCACCTTGGACACCAGCTGGTCCAGTTTCATCAACCCTTGGAGCCGCAAGGTGGCCTTCATCATTGGACGGCATAAAGTCAGGAC GAGTTCATTGAATGAAGATGTGTTTGCTGCTCCGTCAAAGGACAATGTCCCAGTAGCCTTTGAAGAGATTAAAGATCTTCAAGCAAATATCTACAAGCTCTTCCTGCAG CCGGTTCATAATAATGGTTCCAGCGGTTACGGCAGTTTGGGGAGCAACGGCTCTCATGAGCACTACATCAGCGTGGCTTCTTCAAGTGACAGCAATGGAAACCTGTGGGAGGACACTCACCGGGAGCCG ATGACTTTACAGCAGATCTGTGCTGATGTGAACAGAGTCAAGAGTTGGGGCCAGCAGGCTTATCTGGGTACCAACCACAAAATTGCTCTTCTTGGCAAACCAGCTGCAG CACGAATGCCGCCAGTGGTCTCCAACCCTGAGGTCAGAAATCACGAAGAAAGCAGGAAGCAAACACATATTCCATCCTATCAGCAGATCAACTGTGTGGACAACATCATCAG ATATTTGGAGAGTTGTACAGGCCCAGCCCTCAAACGAAAGAGTGACTCTCATTCCCTGgacacctcctcttcctcatcctctaCCTCAGAAGACGACAAGCCTGCTGAAGCCACTGACACAGCTCAGGCCAGCTCAGATG TGGTGCTGGACAGTGCAGCGTCAGTGGCCCCGACGGCAGCAGCAGTCGTTGGAGCGCCTCTGACAGACATCACAATGTCCACTAAGGCCATGAGTGTAGTCTCTGTCACCAGCCAGTGTTCGTACAGCAGCACCATTGTCCATGTGCCACAGCCTGAATCAG AGGCCACGGCACTGGAGGACGCCCCAATGGGCAGTGAGCCTGCTGATGCTGCTCCGACCCCCGTCCGTCCCGCCCCAAGCCCAGCCACAGAGGAACCAAGGTTTGTAGGGCTCACCAAGGAGGTGCTGTCAGCTCACACCCAGAAGGAGGAGCAAGAGTATGTGGATCGATTCCGCCATCGCATTCTCCAGAGCCCCTACAGCTCATATCTGCAGTTGGACAACAGCTCTATGGCTCACTCCCACCACCCAG GCGACTACCTACATCCAGTGAGCGCCGGTGGGTTGAACCGCTCTCGGAGAGGAAAGCCCAGACACAAGCGCCCCAAACCCCAGGGTTCCTCAGACAGCTACGCTTCCCCAGCTGGCCCCCTTCGCCATGTCCCAGACTCCTCCTGGCCCTCCTCAGAGTCCTCCCAACCCCAAATCGGGGCACCCTTCAGCCAAACATCTCCACTCCAGGCACCATTCTTCCCCATGATGGCATCGCAGCCTGGCCCAGAGCAACCGCCCAGACCACAACAGCTGCCTGGACCAACCCCCATGGGACTGCAGCCTCCTGACCAAACCCAGCTCAGCTACAGCTTCAACATCATGCAGTCTGCTCAGAGCATGCCGGGGATGCAGCCAATCCAGATGGAGCCCTTTCAGAATCTGCAGAATATCCAGAACTTTCACAACCTGCAGCCCATGGCTACAGCCCAGGGCATCAACCCTTACATGACTCCGGTCATGGCTGTCATCCTGCCCAACTGCCCAACATTCACTCCAGGTTACCCGTCCATTTACCCACTGTCTGCGCCCTCCATGCTGCCTCAGGCACCTGTCACCATGACAAGCTTTGCTTCTGGCAGTGTCCCATTCCCTCAGCCCCAATTCCAAGCCCAGCCTAACCCCCTCGCTCAGACCTGCATGGGCCCTTTGCTCTGCTCACCCAGAGCCAGCTCCTCTGtcggggaagaggaggaggcagctGGGCCTCGGGCTTTATTCTCCAGTTCTCGCTCAAGTTCTCCTCTGCAGCTGAACTTGTTGCAGGAGGAGCTGCCAAAGCCAAGTGAAGGACAGAGCAGCACCGGGCACAACCACGCAGAGAGCCTCCATGAACAACATGACAGCCAG GGTGATAACCCCAGTGAGTCTGGGAACCATGATGCCCAGTCTACATCCAGTGAGCTGCttgacatgttgctgcaggaggaTGCCAGGTCAGGCACCGGCTCTAACGCCTCAGGGTCTGGGTCAGGGGAGTCTGGAGGCTCCCTGGGATCTGGCTCTGGATCAGGTTCCAATGGAacctccacctcacacacag gcagcagcaacagcagcaaatATTTTGCCAGCAACGATTCATCAGACACATCACGCAAAGCCCGTAAGAGCCAGGAGGCACCGCCAGAGCACCAACACAACTTTGACACTCGGGTGGATAACTCACTGTGGGGCATGATCCAGCACACGCCTGAGCGTGTCATGATGACGTACCAGATCCACACCAG GGACCAGACCGAGGTGTTGGCAGAGGACAGGGAGAAGCTTCGAGTGCTCCAGCCTCTCCAGCCCTGGTTCAGccaggagcagagagaggagctgGCTGAGGTCCATCCCTGGATCCAACAGCACACTCTCCCGCAGGAGATTGACACACAG GGTTGTGTGGGCTGCAACTCGGGCCCAGGGGTCGCCCACTCCCCTCTCCCCACAGCCCCCGATAGCTCGTCCCCTCTGGAGATCCCCCCGCAGGACCCCATCGGATCTGTCGTCGACACCTGA
- the per3 gene encoding period circadian protein homolog 3 isoform X2: MCDQSVAMPGGDSGPDGEEPASLSATGGGGGGEKETRMSSGQQDGEEQSERLRGEENGASGGEVGQEDEEMTSGSHDLSSSANHSPGSVTGSTSASTKSENTDGSRGQAHREVMVTVAEMKKRIPSDKRSRSKASTMEALQYALNCVKQVQANSEYYKLLMRNGQDERRDATVCTLEELERVTSEHTLKNTDSFAVVFSLSSGRVLYASEQAPSILCCKRKFLESAKFVELLYHQDVNVFYSHTAQPHLPPWSNSHTAGVLFDCTQVKSFFCRIRGGKDREGEMRYNPFRVTPYLLTVQGTGSIGEEEEPCCLALAERIISGYEAPRIPMDKRIFTTTHSPGCVFLEVDDRAVPLLGYLPQDLIGTSLLTFIHPDDRPLMLSMHRKVLKYAGQSPFEHSPMRLRCQNGDHITLDTSWSSFINPWSRKVAFIIGRHKVRTSSLNEDVFAAPSKDNVPVAFEEIKDLQANIYKLFLQPVHNNGSSGYGSLGSNGSHEHYISVASSSDSNGNLWEDTHREPMTLQQICADVNRVKSWGQQAYLGTNHKIALLGKPAAARMPPVVSNPEVRNHEESRKQTHIPSYQQINCVDNIIRYLESCTGPALKRKSDSHSLDTSSSSSSTSEDDKPAEATDTAQASSDVVLDSAASVAPTAAAVVGAPLTDITMSTKAMSVVSVTSQCSYSSTIVHVPQPESEATALEDAPMGSEPADAAPTPVRPAPSPATEEPRFVGLTKEVLSAHTQKEEQEYVDRFRHRILQSPYSSYLQLDNSSMAHSHHPGDYLHPVSAGGLNRSRRGKPRHKRPKPQGSSDSYASPAGPLRHVPDSSWPSSESSQPQIGAPFSQTSPLQAPFFPMMASQPGPEQPPRPQQLPGPTPMGLQPPDQTQLSYSFNIMQSAQSMPGMQPIQMEPFQNLQNIQNFHNLQPMATAQGINPYMTPVMAVILPNCPTFTPGYPSIYPLSAPSMLPQAPVTMTSFASGSVPFPQPQFQAQPNPLAQTCMGPLLCSPRASSSVGEEEEAAGPRALFSSSRSSSPLQLNLLQEELPKPSEGQSSTGHNHAESLHEQHDSQGDNPSESGNHDAQSTSSELLDMLLQEDARSGTGSNASGSGSGESGGSLGSGSGSGSNGTSTSHTGSSNSSKYFASNDSSDTSRKARKSQEAPPEHQHNFDTRVDNSLWGMIQHTPERVMMTYQIHTRDQTEVLAEDREKLRVLQPLQPWFSQEQREELAEVHPWIQQHTLPQEIDTQFLQNSCKLTAAQIRDQMNATQSSSSRPISRTTVKRRLRQSGLHGQIAARKPLLRRGNKQKRFVWAKKHKEWTLDQWKSVLWSDESKFEIFGSNRRVFVRRRKGERMDSTCLVPTVKHGGGGVMVWGCFAGDSVGDLFKIEGTLNQHGYHSILQRHAIPSGLRLVGRSFIFQQDSDPKHTSRLCKGYLTKKESDGVLRQMTWPPQSPDLNPLEMVWGELDRRVKAKGPTSAKHLWELLQDCWKTISGDYLLKLMERMPRVCKAVIRAKGGYFEETRI, encoded by the exons ATGTGTGACCAAAGCGTGGCGATGCCTGGAGGTGACAGTGGTCCAGATGGGGAGGAGCCTGCATCACTGTCagccacaggaggaggaggaggaggagaaaaggagacGAGGATGTCGTCAGGACAGCAGGACGGAGAGGAACAGTCAGAGCGCCTCAGGGGGGAGGAAAATGGAGCTTCTGGTGGAGAAGTGGGGCAGGAAGATGAAGAGATGACTAGCGGATCGCATGACCTCTCTTCCTCGGCCAATCACAGCCCTGGTAGTGTGACAGGATCCACCTCAGCGTCAACCAAGAG TGAGAATACAGATGGTAGCAGAGGGCAGGCCCACAGAGAGGTGATGGTCACGGTGGCTGAGATGAAGAAGAGGATTCCATCAGACAAACGCAGTCGCAGCAAAGCCAGCACTATGGAGGCCTTACAGTACGCACTCAACTGTGTCAAACAAGTGCAAG CCAACAGCGAATACTACAAACTGCTGATGCGAAACGGCCAggatgagaggagagatgcCACTGTTTGcaccctggaggagctggagagagtCACATCTGAACACACCCTTAAAAACACG gaCTCCTTTGCGGTGGTTTTCTCTCTGTCGAGCGGCCGCGTGCTGTATGCGTCGGAGCAGGCTCCCAGCATCCTGTGTTGCAAGAGGAAGTTCCTGGAGTCGGCCAAGTTTGTGGAGCTGCTCTACCACCAAGATGTTAATGTCTTCTACTCACACACGGCTCAGCCGCATCTGCCACCTTGGAGCAACTCGCATACGG CGGGGGTCCTGTTTGACTGTACCCAGGTCAAGTCTTTCTTCTGCAGAATCAG GGGCGGAAAGGACCGTGAGGGTGAGATGCGTTACAACCCATTTCGGGTTACACCCTACCTGCTGACAGTGCAGGGAACAGGAAGCAttggggaagaggaggagccgTGCTGCCTGGCGCTGGCTGAACGCATCATCTCTGGATATGAAG CACCTCGGATCCCCATGGACAAGCGCATCTTCACCACCACGCATTCACCCGGCTGTGTGTTCCTGGAGGTGGATGACAG GGCTGTGCCGTTGCTAGGATACCTTCCCCAGGATTTGATTGGCACGTCGTTGTTGACTTTCATTCACCCAGATGACCGTCCCCTCATGCTGTCTATGCACCGAAAAG TGTTGAAGTATGCGGGCCAGTCTCCTTTTGAGCACTCTCCGATGCGTCTGCGCTGTCAGAATGGAGACCACATCACCTTGGACACCAGCTGGTCCAGTTTCATCAACCCTTGGAGCCGCAAGGTGGCCTTCATCATTGGACGGCATAAAGTCAGGAC GAGTTCATTGAATGAAGATGTGTTTGCTGCTCCGTCAAAGGACAATGTCCCAGTAGCCTTTGAAGAGATTAAAGATCTTCAAGCAAATATCTACAAGCTCTTCCTGCAG CCGGTTCATAATAATGGTTCCAGCGGTTACGGCAGTTTGGGGAGCAACGGCTCTCATGAGCACTACATCAGCGTGGCTTCTTCAAGTGACAGCAATGGAAACCTGTGGGAGGACACTCACCGGGAGCCG ATGACTTTACAGCAGATCTGTGCTGATGTGAACAGAGTCAAGAGTTGGGGCCAGCAGGCTTATCTGGGTACCAACCACAAAATTGCTCTTCTTGGCAAACCAGCTGCAG CACGAATGCCGCCAGTGGTCTCCAACCCTGAGGTCAGAAATCACGAAGAAAGCAGGAAGCAAACACATATTCCATCCTATCAGCAGATCAACTGTGTGGACAACATCATCAG ATATTTGGAGAGTTGTACAGGCCCAGCCCTCAAACGAAAGAGTGACTCTCATTCCCTGgacacctcctcttcctcatcctctaCCTCAGAAGACGACAAGCCTGCTGAAGCCACTGACACAGCTCAGGCCAGCTCAGATG TGGTGCTGGACAGTGCAGCGTCAGTGGCCCCGACGGCAGCAGCAGTCGTTGGAGCGCCTCTGACAGACATCACAATGTCCACTAAGGCCATGAGTGTAGTCTCTGTCACCAGCCAGTGTTCGTACAGCAGCACCATTGTCCATGTGCCACAGCCTGAATCAG AGGCCACGGCACTGGAGGACGCCCCAATGGGCAGTGAGCCTGCTGATGCTGCTCCGACCCCCGTCCGTCCCGCCCCAAGCCCAGCCACAGAGGAACCAAGGTTTGTAGGGCTCACCAAGGAGGTGCTGTCAGCTCACACCCAGAAGGAGGAGCAAGAGTATGTGGATCGATTCCGCCATCGCATTCTCCAGAGCCCCTACAGCTCATATCTGCAGTTGGACAACAGCTCTATGGCTCACTCCCACCACCCAG GCGACTACCTACATCCAGTGAGCGCCGGTGGGTTGAACCGCTCTCGGAGAGGAAAGCCCAGACACAAGCGCCCCAAACCCCAGGGTTCCTCAGACAGCTACGCTTCCCCAGCTGGCCCCCTTCGCCATGTCCCAGACTCCTCCTGGCCCTCCTCAGAGTCCTCCCAACCCCAAATCGGGGCACCCTTCAGCCAAACATCTCCACTCCAGGCACCATTCTTCCCCATGATGGCATCGCAGCCTGGCCCAGAGCAACCGCCCAGACCACAACAGCTGCCTGGACCAACCCCCATGGGACTGCAGCCTCCTGACCAAACCCAGCTCAGCTACAGCTTCAACATCATGCAGTCTGCTCAGAGCATGCCGGGGATGCAGCCAATCCAGATGGAGCCCTTTCAGAATCTGCAGAATATCCAGAACTTTCACAACCTGCAGCCCATGGCTACAGCCCAGGGCATCAACCCTTACATGACTCCGGTCATGGCTGTCATCCTGCCCAACTGCCCAACATTCACTCCAGGTTACCCGTCCATTTACCCACTGTCTGCGCCCTCCATGCTGCCTCAGGCACCTGTCACCATGACAAGCTTTGCTTCTGGCAGTGTCCCATTCCCTCAGCCCCAATTCCAAGCCCAGCCTAACCCCCTCGCTCAGACCTGCATGGGCCCTTTGCTCTGCTCACCCAGAGCCAGCTCCTCTGtcggggaagaggaggaggcagctGGGCCTCGGGCTTTATTCTCCAGTTCTCGCTCAAGTTCTCCTCTGCAGCTGAACTTGTTGCAGGAGGAGCTGCCAAAGCCAAGTGAAGGACAGAGCAGCACCGGGCACAACCACGCAGAGAGCCTCCATGAACAACATGACAGCCAG GGTGATAACCCCAGTGAGTCTGGGAACCATGATGCCCAGTCTACATCCAGTGAGCTGCttgacatgttgctgcaggaggaTGCCAGGTCAGGCACCGGCTCTAACGCCTCAGGGTCTGGGTCAGGGGAGTCTGGAGGCTCCCTGGGATCTGGCTCTGGATCAGGTTCCAATGGAacctccacctcacacacag gcagcagcaacagcagcaaatATTTTGCCAGCAACGATTCATCAGACACATCACGCAAAGCCCGTAAGAGCCAGGAGGCACCGCCAGAGCACCAACACAACTTTGACACTCGGGTGGATAACTCACTGTGGGGCATGATCCAGCACACGCCTGAGCGTGTCATGATGACGTACCAGATCCACACCAG GGACCAGACCGAGGTGTTGGCAGAGGACAGGGAGAAGCTTCGAGTGCTCCAGCCTCTCCAGCCCTGGTTCAGccaggagcagagagaggagctgGCTGAGGTCCATCCCTGGATCCAACAGCACACTCTCCCGCAGGAGATTGACACACAG tttcttcaaaatagctgcaagttaacagcagctcagatcagagaccagatgaatgccacacagagttctagcagcagacccatctctagaacaactgttaagaggagactgcgccaatcaggccttcatggtcaaatagctgctaggaaaccactgctaaggagaggcaacaagcagaagagatttgtttgggccaagaaacacaaggaatggacattagaccagtggaaatctgtgctttggtctgatgagtccaaatttgagatctttggttccaaccgccgtgtctttgtgagacgcagaaaaggtgaacggatggattccacatgcctggttcccactgtgaagcatggaggaggaggtgtgatggtgtgggggtgttttgctggtgacagtgttggggatttattcaaaattgaaggcacactgaaccagcatggctaccacagcatcctgcagcgacatgccatcccatccggtttgcgtttagttggacgatcatttatttttcaacaggacagtgaccccaaacacacctccaggctgtgtaagggctatttgaccaagaaggagagtgatggagtgctgcggcagatgacctggcctccacagtcaccggacctgaacccactcgagatggtttggggtgagctggaccgcagagtgaaggcaaaggggccaacaagtgctaaacacctctgggaactccttcaagactgttggaaaaccatttcaggtgactacctcttgaagctcatggagagaatgccaagagtgtgcaaagcagtaatcagagcaaagggtggctattttgaagaaactagaatataa